The following are encoded together in the Chromatiaceae bacterium genome:
- the gatC gene encoding Asp-tRNA(Asn)/Glu-tRNA(Gln) amidotransferase subunit GatC, which yields MTLNRSDVEKIAHLARIQISEAEKDKYVHDLNGILALAEEMNAVDTQGISPMAHPLHMVQRLRPDQATEPDRRELCQGIAPAVNNGLYLVPKVIE from the coding sequence ATGACCCTCAACCGATCCGATGTGGAAAAGATCGCCCATCTGGCGCGCATTCAGATCTCCGAGGCGGAAAAGGACAAATATGTTCATGACCTCAATGGGATTCTCGCCCTTGCCGAGGAGATGAACGCCGTGGACACCCAGGGTATCAGCCCCATGGCCCACCCCTTGCACATGGTCCAGCGGCTGCGCCCCGACCAGGCCACGGAGCCGGACCGGCGCGAACTCTGTCAGGGCATAGCGCCCGCCGTCAATAACGGTCTCTATCTGGTGCCCAAGGTCATTGAATAA